DNA from Desulfitibacter sp. BRH_c19:
ATGAAGGAGAATAATTCCTTATGCAAAGGAAAAAATATCTCTTTATACATCGAAGGCGAAATAAATGGTGCTGATTGCATACCAAAGTCTTCAGAATAGGCAACCATCTGCACATAGCCTCCTACTTTATCAAGATATATGTCATATAATCCCAAATATATATTTAATAGTTTATCTAAGAGCTTATAGATGAACTTTTTATTACTTACAAGATCCATCATAAACCTTTCAAAACCCCTTAATATCCATCCATTATCAAAAAAACCAAAATAATGAGCGGCATGAGCTGATACTGCATAGTTAGTGTTTCTGGCCAAATATTCTGCACGCTCAGCAATACCATCAACTCTACCAGCATTGTATGGGTCAGGCCATGGGTATTTATCTAAATCAGTTTCGTCTAAACCATCTAAAGGGTTTAAAACTATAGCTTTCTCATTTCCTAAGAATTGGTACTTAATACCCCATTCATCAACTATTGTTCCATCATGATTAAACCTTCCATTACTGGTATTGGGCGGTTTAAGCCACACATGTCTAAAATCAATTTCCAAAGCTTCAAGCAGCTTTTCATCATAATAATTAGCTGTAAATCCATTTCGAAATGGTGATATCTCTTCTTTTAAATTCAGGTGATTTTTTAAAGCAAAGTATGCAGGATCATTTATAAAAGATGCCGAATTACATAAATCTAAAGGAACTCTATCAGGCAGTTTATGACTCAAGACTGTCAAAACCCTTTGACGAGAATTTAACATATTACCATCGCCTTTCATACTTTAATACTCTACAACCTCAATGTTCAGTAATGATGCTAACATCTTTAATTCTTCTTTAATATCTCCGTAAACAACCGAAAAATGAGGTTCCCATCCCTGTTTTATTGAGCCTTCAATAATGTGAGAAACATCATTATCTGTCTTAACCACTACCGAAGTTCCATAAAATTTCTTAGGCTCATCTAAAGCATCTCCAGTCATGACAAATAATCTGTACCCATTTCGACTCTTTCCTAAACGGCAAACCGTAACTCTACCAGATTTTAAACCGAATTCAAAGGTCAGTCCCACTTTGCGGTTTGTATGTTTTCCAGCTTCAATTTTTGTATCTTTTCTAGCTAAGGAACATGCACCTACACCACAATGCCAATATATTATGTAGTTATTATCCTTATCGTAATAAACAGGATCAGCTAGAAAAGGTGCAGTATTTGTCAAAAAGTGCTGAATATACATTGTTAAAGCGCCACCAATATCTGCTTCACACGCAGAAACTATACCTTCCTCAGTTAACATAGAAAGTGACGCACATACCGCTGCGTTATACTCGTCAAAAACTGTAGGCCAGCAGCGACTCGCTACAGCCCCAATATTATAGTCTTTAATATATTTTTTCAAAGCGGTCTTAAATCGTGCTGATTTTTCAACCTCAAGGTTATTTTCTTCAGTAATTCCTTCTATAGTTCTTTTTAGAAAGAGAAGAGTCTCTTTATATTCTGAGTAGTTTAGCTCATTTGCTTCTTTTATAACTCTATTAATATCTATTCGTTCTAATCTAACACCAATAGCTGATCTAAGCTGTAGGTCTAGCTCTTCACTAAAATAGAAGCCTGGAGGAAAGGAGCCAATTACTCCAATAGTAAGTTTTTGCAAGTGAGATTTAACATCAATTGTTTTAATATACTGAATAATTTTTTTTTGGAACGTAGAATCCTCTGGATTACCAAAAATGTAGTCAAATTTTTTGTCGAAGTTCATTAGTGCATTCCCAAAAGAATAACAACCTGTTAAAGAGTTTAGCCTCAATCTTGTACCATTTACGCTAGGTTCTTTTATACACCATAAAAGAATAGGGCAAGATAAGCTTTCGGCAATATCTATAGCCATTGTAGCGTCTACAAAGGTAGTGATTTGAATTAAAGCAAAGTCTATCATAGATTGCTCACCTAGATAGTTTTTAATCATATCTACATCAGTTAATATATTTGTTGGCACTATAAAACTGGGATGCAAAACCTTTAATATATTACAGGATCTTTGAAAATAATCTCCCGCTACTTCCATATCCCATTTATCCCTACCAAGTGGAAAAAACACAGGTTTCATGACTTTATTCTCCTTTTTACCTTAGATCAAACTCTTTTGCTTTAGTTTTTAAAAAAGATAAACCATCTTTAGCTAGGCTATCACTATCATTAGCAATATCTCGCCAAATAAAGGTATTTGCAGGGTTATCAACGTCCGACTTGAGAAAGGATTCGATACCTATTGCACCATTATAATCAATTTGCTTTAAAGACCTAAATACAGAGTCCCACTCCACATTGCCAGAACCTGGAGCACCCCGGTTACTATCGCTAGCATGAAAATGTATAAGTTCATGACCAACTAAATTAATTGTCTCTGCAAAGTTTTTTTCCTCAATATTCATATGATAAGTATCTAAGTGAACTCCAATATTCTCTTCCCCAACTAAATGAATAAAATCTAAGGCTTGTCGTGCTGTATTTAACAAATAGGTTTCATATCGATTAATTGGTTCAATTCCAAGAACCACAGAATAATCCTGGGCAAATTGTGCTACTTCTCTAATTGCTTCTACAGACCAGTTTATTTCATCACAAGTTGGACCACGCTTAACTGACTTATTCCATGGACAGTAGAGGACTCCTGTTAATAGTTGAGCACCAATTGCAGATACATTTTTTACAGTCTCTTTTAACAATTGGACTCCACTCTTTCGCATGTCTGGATCAGAGCTAGTAATATCTGCGCTTTGAGGTAATCCTAATCCGCATATTGCCTGCATTTGATTAGCTTCCAGCTCTCTCTTAATCTTTTTCGAGTTAATAACCTCTAGGTTTCTCATAGTTATTTCAAAAACATCAAAACCCATCTTCTTTGCTTTTTCAATAAGGTACATTTGATCATCTGACCAGCTGTACGTCCAAACAGCACAATGTATACCAAATTTAACCATCTTTTATCACCTAACCTTTTACAGAGCCACTTGTCATACCTGCAACTAAATAACGTTGGAGTAAAACAAATACTATAATAACTG
Protein-coding regions in this window:
- a CDS encoding uroporphyrinogen decarboxylase, giving the protein MLNSRQRVLTVLSHKLPDRVPLDLCNSASFINDPAYFALKNHLNLKEEISPFRNGFTANYYDEKLLEALEIDFRHVWLKPPNTSNGRFNHDGTIVDEWGIKYQFLGNEKAIVLNPLDGLDETDLDKYPWPDPYNAGRVDGIAERAEYLARNTNYAVSAHAAHYFGFFDNGWILRGFERFMMDLVSNKKFIYKLLDKLLNIYLGLYDIYLDKVGGYVQMVAYSEDFGMQSAPFISPSMYKEIFFPLHKELFSFIKQKAPNAKVMLHTCGAVYPFIPYFIEAGVDVLNPIQNLAKDMNPIKIKKEYGSELVFHGGIDMQRALCGTVDDVKVEVQARMKDLGKDGGYIIAPANVIQGETPPENIITLYQTAIKYGQYNMKTKWE